The Paramisgurnus dabryanus chromosome 6, PD_genome_1.1, whole genome shotgun sequence genome has a window encoding:
- the LOC141282374 gene encoding uncharacterized protein, translating into MTHQMGLNNKEKKGSIEEERRGQQSRGEAKERKEQSIGEKRRLKRRAEEIIDKQRREEKRRAEDRRGEQRAAEEIKDEQRREEEIKEERRGDQRMGRGEKRRSKTRAEEIKEKKRREEKSKGGDQTGAEKRRGQKNKEIKRDQKRTKERISEGSTREENKKDESRRKENKEEERREEESRGEKRRAKGSRGDQIRAEERRGDQRKEDESRSDHRRAEERRGQKNKEIKREHKRTEERISEESRREEIKKDENRTEEFIGEKSKGDERTEEQMRTGKARRNEKR; encoded by the exons atgactcaccaGATGGGACTGAACAACAAGGAAAAAAAGGGGAGCATAGAAGAAGAAAGGAGAGGACAGCAGAGCAGAGGAGA AGCAAAGGAGAGGAAGGAACAGAGCAtaggagagaagaggagattAAAGAGGAGAGCAGAGGAGATCATAGATAAGCAGAGGAGAGAAGAGAAGAGGAGGGCAGAGGATAGAAGAGGAGAGCAAAGGGCAGCAGAGGAGATCAAAGATGAGCagaggagagaagaggagatcAAAGAGGAAAGAAGAGGAGATCAAAGAATGGGCagaggagagaagaggagatcAAAGACGAGAGCAGAGGAAATCAAAGAGAAGAAGAGGAGAGAAGAGAAGAGCAAAGG AGGAGATCAAACAGGAGCAGAGAAGAGAAGAGGACAGAAGAACAAAGAGATCAAGAGAGATCAAAAGAGAACAAAGGAGAGAATATCAGAGGGGAGTACAAGAGAGGAGAACAAGAAAGATGAGAGCAGAAGAAAGGAGAACAAAGAAGAGGAGAGAAGAGAAGAAGAGAGCagaggagagaagaggagagcaAAGGGCAGCAGAGGAGATCAAATAAGAGCagaggagagaagaggagatcAAAGAAAAGAAGATGAGAGCAGAAGTGATCACAGAAGAGCAGAGGAGAGAAGAGGACAGAAGAACAAAGAGATCAAGAGAGAGCACAAGAGAACAGAGGAGAGAATATCAGAAGAGAGTAGAAGAGAGGAGATTAAGAAAGATGAGAATAGAACAGAGGAGTTCATAGGAGAGAAGAGCAAAGGGGATGAGAGGACAGAAGAGCAAATGAGAACAGGGAAGGCAAGGCGAAACGAGAAGAGAtga